The Deltaproteobacteria bacterium genome contains a region encoding:
- the dnaK gene encoding molecular chaperone DnaK — MAKIIGIDLGTTLSVVAVMEGGEPKVIINEEGSRLTPSVVAFTKDGNRLVGQVAKRQAVTNPENTVYSIKRFMGRRYEEVNEEMKMVPYKVVRDDSGGVRIKTRDKEYSPPEISAMVLQKLKKSAEEYLGEKITDAVITVPAYFNDSQRQATKDAGTIAGLNVRRIINEPTAAALAYGLDKKKDETIAVYDFGGGTFDISILEVGDNVVEVKSTNGDTHLGGDNLDHRIIEWLIAEFKKDQGIDLSKDLMALQRLREAAEKAKIELSSTMETEISLPFVTADASGPKHMNFKLTRAKFESLVMDLLEKTLPPCRQALEDAGLKPNQIDEAVLVGGSTRIPKVQELVRQFFGKEPHKGVNPDEVVALGAAVQAGVLGGEVKDVLLLDVTPLSLGIETLGGVMTRLIDRNTTIPTKKSEIFSTAADNQTSVEIHVLQGERDMARDNRTLGKFHLMGIPSAPRGVPQVEVTFDIDANGILNVSAKDMATGKHQAITITASSGLAKDEVENMVKEAEAHSEEDKRRRQEVELRNQADALVYNTEKTLNEHREKIPVSEVNAIESAIKEAKEAIASGDMGRIREKMELLTKASHHLAEIMYQQTSSKQKAEGAPGGARAGRPDEDVVDAEFEEKK; from the coding sequence ATGGCCAAAATTATTGGAATCGATTTGGGAACGACCCTTTCCGTTGTAGCGGTAATGGAAGGAGGGGAGCCAAAAGTCATCATCAATGAAGAGGGAAGCCGTTTAACACCGTCGGTAGTGGCCTTTACCAAAGACGGAAATCGCCTGGTGGGTCAAGTGGCTAAAAGGCAGGCAGTGACCAACCCGGAGAATACGGTATATTCTATCAAACGATTTATGGGTCGGCGGTATGAGGAAGTCAACGAAGAAATGAAGATGGTTCCTTATAAAGTGGTCAGGGATGATAGTGGAGGGGTTCGAATAAAGACCAGGGATAAAGAGTATTCGCCCCCGGAGATCTCGGCCATGGTGCTGCAAAAACTAAAAAAATCTGCCGAGGAATACCTGGGGGAAAAAATTACGGATGCCGTTATCACGGTCCCAGCCTACTTCAATGACAGCCAGCGGCAAGCCACCAAGGACGCGGGGACGATCGCCGGCCTGAACGTGCGGCGGATCATCAATGAACCCACGGCTGCGGCCTTAGCCTATGGCCTGGATAAAAAGAAAGATGAAACCATCGCCGTCTATGACTTCGGGGGTGGAACCTTCGACATCTCCATTCTGGAAGTGGGCGATAACGTGGTGGAGGTGAAGTCCACCAACGGGGATACCCATTTGGGTGGAGACAATCTGGACCACCGGATTATCGAGTGGTTGATTGCGGAATTTAAAAAAGATCAAGGGATCGACCTGAGCAAGGACCTCATGGCTCTCCAGCGGCTCAGGGAGGCGGCGGAGAAAGCGAAGATCGAACTCTCTTCCACCATGGAGACGGAGATCTCCTTGCCTTTTGTCACGGCGGATGCCTCAGGCCCCAAGCATATGAACTTCAAGCTCACGCGGGCCAAATTCGAGTCCCTGGTCATGGACCTTTTGGAAAAGACCCTTCCTCCCTGCCGGCAAGCCTTGGAGGATGCCGGATTGAAACCCAATCAAATTGATGAAGCGGTTTTGGTGGGTGGGTCGACGCGCATCCCTAAAGTTCAGGAGTTAGTGCGCCAATTCTTCGGCAAGGAACCGCATAAAGGAGTAAACCCGGATGAGGTTGTTGCCTTGGGTGCGGCGGTTCAAGCTGGGGTTTTGGGAGGAGAAGTAAAAGATGTCCTTCTCCTTGATGTAACGCCTCTTTCCCTGGGGATCGAGACCTTGGGCGGCGTCATGACCCGGCTGATCGACCGCAATACGACGATTCCCACAAAGAAAAGTGAGATTTTCTCCACGGCCGCAGACAATCAAACCAGCGTCGAGATTCATGTCCTGCAGGGAGAACGAGACATGGCCCGAGACAACCGAACCCTGGGGAAATTTCATTTAATGGGCATTCCTTCAGCTCCCAGGGGAGTCCCTCAGGTGGAAGTAACTTTTGACATTGACGCGAATGGAATCCTTAATGTTTCGGCCAAAGACATGGCCACGGGGAAGCACCAGGCCATTACCATCACGGCCTCCAGCGGTTTGGCCAAGGATGAAGTGGAGAATATGGTTAAGGAAGCAGAGGCCCATTCCGAAGAGGATAAACGTCGCCGGCAGGAAGTTGAGCTGCGCAACCAGGCCGATGCTTTGGTCTATAACACCGAAAAGACCCTAAATGAGCATCGGGAAAAGATTCCCGTCAGCGAGGTGAATGCCATCGAAAGTGCGATCAAGGAGGCCAAGGAAGCGATCGCCAGCGGGGATATGGGAAGAATTCGGGAAAAGATGGAGCTATTAACCAAAGCCTCCCATCATCTGGCCGAAATCATGTACCAGCAAACTTCCTCCAAACAAAAGGCCGAGGGTGCTCCCGGAGGAGCCCGAGCCGGGCGGCCTGACGAGGATGTTGTGGACGCTGAATTTGAAGAGAAGAAATGA
- a CDS encoding DnaJ C-terminal domain-containing protein, translating into MASRKDYYDILGIRRGATPGEIEKAFQKLTRTYQFIPNPSNKTAESCFKEISEAYEILSNKEKREKYDRSGVELSSLDLAWDYDVEEEEEEDCHFEGFEDVLGKYLGTAEVAAIQQPQKGRDVHCALEITFEEAMGGKITETQVGREIPCFSCSGTGADPAGHRKICGRCGGAGQVQIGLPPATFAGKCPHCHGKGKIPSHPCRTCCGRGRMMQKDQIRLQVPPGVNDGCRIFLKGMGQAGKNGGLNGDLIATIRVSKHPYFQRKGDDLHLIVPLTIWEAALGTEIKVPTLEGTARVTIPSGVQEGEQLRLAKRGVPSFCGGGRGDLVIAVKIVIPHNLDDHSKEILGELKQLNPQNPREERHWRWNPKGRG; encoded by the coding sequence ATGGCTTCGCGGAAAGATTACTACGACATTTTAGGAATTCGCCGGGGCGCTACCCCAGGGGAGATCGAGAAAGCATTCCAAAAATTAACCCGAACGTATCAGTTCATTCCCAATCCTAGCAATAAGACTGCGGAATCTTGTTTCAAAGAAATCTCTGAAGCTTACGAGATTTTGTCGAACAAGGAAAAGAGGGAAAAATACGATCGTTCGGGAGTGGAACTTTCTTCCCTCGACTTGGCTTGGGACTACGACGTAGAGGAAGAGGAGGAAGAGGATTGTCATTTCGAAGGCTTTGAGGATGTCCTGGGGAAATACTTGGGCACGGCCGAAGTAGCCGCTATCCAGCAACCCCAAAAAGGAAGAGACGTCCATTGTGCTTTAGAAATTACATTTGAAGAAGCGATGGGGGGAAAAATAACGGAAACCCAAGTCGGGCGAGAGATTCCGTGTTTCTCCTGTTCGGGCACGGGAGCTGACCCTGCTGGGCACCGGAAAATCTGCGGCCGCTGTGGCGGAGCTGGCCAAGTACAGATCGGACTTCCCCCGGCAACTTTTGCGGGAAAATGCCCACATTGCCATGGAAAGGGAAAGATTCCCAGTCACCCTTGCCGAACCTGTTGTGGGAGAGGGCGGATGATGCAAAAAGATCAAATTCGCCTGCAGGTTCCGCCTGGCGTGAACGATGGCTGCCGCATATTTCTGAAAGGAATGGGGCAGGCAGGAAAGAACGGTGGGCTGAATGGTGACCTGATTGCGACGATTAGAGTGTCAAAGCATCCCTATTTTCAGAGAAAAGGGGATGATTTGCATTTAATTGTTCCTTTAACCATTTGGGAAGCAGCTTTAGGTACTGAGATTAAAGTTCCTACCCTGGAGGGTACAGCAAGGGTGACGATTCCTTCAGGGGTGCAGGAGGGAGAGCAATTGCGCCTGGCTAAGAGGGGAGTCCCATCTTTTTGTGGGGGGGGTCGGGGAGACCTGGTCATCGCAGTAAAAATCGTCATACCCCATAATTTAGATGATCATTCCAAAGAGATCTTAGGAGAACTGAAACAATTGAACCCCCAGAACCCACGGGAGGAGCGCCATTGGCGTTGGAACCCTAAGGGAAGAGGTTAA
- a CDS encoding ATP-dependent Clp protease ATP-binding subunit — MIDLSNYKDYLSDKAHRVLASAIEESQKRQHHYLGVEHIFWAIMEVESSLFSDIADKLNVSPRKVISSLQEYLNTSKQPLAGGMKVPPSTKTIFKLAWDSAINSGRKVIETTDFLKAIFQEGHNIPVRILRGMGVEPTAVTRIISVQDKVLEEKNEEFKKRYDLPPYLNNFGVNLNKLARLGKLPPIIGREGEIQQIMEILCHRDRPNSVMILGEPGVGKTAVAEGLASKLEKEPESVPKRLRNFQIVNLQMNTLVAGTMFRGMFEDRIENVIKEVKRRQNLILFVDEAHTLIGAGTALGVPTDAATIFKSTLARGEVQMIGATTASEYKIHIAEDEALARRFRVVTIQEPTSNEAREILRGIRPRLEKNYSVRISDEAIEVALSMAPRYQHNLRLPDKVINWLDTASVKVEIENSSRPVFGNDVIQVISQETRIPREMVFRDTTDQFRDMEETLAIRVVGQKEAISALARNLRLNKGPLKENFERSDGVLLFLGPTGVGKTELAKTLAEFLFGDEKKMVRLDMSEYRDGTISVDKLIGMPRGIVGSERGGILTNQVRDNPYTVVLLDEVEKAHPHVLSLFLQVFDEGFLTDGRGRRVYFSDTVIIMTSNLGSDEFKRFLKPLGFLVDTQRLTEVKKAILKEVENHFSPEFLNRIDDIIVFSPLTREEVREITQRYLGRIRQSLASQGKSFVFTEAALESLVEIGFSLKYGARFLKRRIDERVKIPITLHWKEGSAFFVDAPNGQVTVSWAS, encoded by the coding sequence ATGATAGACCTGAGCAACTATAAAGATTACCTCTCCGATAAGGCCCACCGGGTTCTGGCCTCGGCGATTGAGGAGTCCCAGAAGCGCCAGCACCATTACCTGGGGGTGGAGCATATTTTTTGGGCCATCATGGAAGTGGAATCGTCCCTTTTTTCCGACATTGCCGATAAACTCAATGTCAGCCCCCGGAAAGTAATCAGTTCTCTTCAAGAGTATTTGAATACCTCCAAACAACCTTTGGCAGGGGGAATGAAAGTTCCCCCTTCAACCAAAACCATTTTTAAGTTGGCCTGGGATTCGGCGATTAATTCTGGCCGGAAGGTAATCGAAACGACGGATTTTCTCAAAGCCATTTTCCAGGAGGGCCACAATATTCCGGTGCGCATCTTGCGGGGAATGGGGGTTGAACCTACAGCCGTTACCCGCATCATATCCGTCCAAGACAAGGTGCTGGAGGAAAAAAACGAAGAATTCAAGAAAAGATATGACCTCCCCCCCTATCTGAATAACTTCGGAGTGAATCTGAACAAACTGGCCCGCTTGGGGAAGCTTCCTCCCATTATCGGCCGAGAGGGTGAAATTCAACAAATTATGGAGATTCTCTGCCACCGCGATCGCCCCAATTCGGTCATGATCCTCGGTGAACCCGGCGTGGGCAAGACGGCGGTGGCAGAAGGTCTGGCGAGCAAACTGGAGAAGGAGCCGGAGAGCGTACCGAAGCGGCTGCGCAATTTTCAAATCGTCAACCTGCAGATGAACACCCTGGTGGCTGGGACCATGTTTCGGGGGATGTTCGAAGATCGCATCGAAAATGTAATCAAAGAGGTCAAACGCCGGCAAAATTTGATTCTTTTCGTGGATGAGGCCCATACCTTGATTGGAGCCGGGACCGCCCTGGGGGTTCCCACGGACGCAGCCACGATCTTCAAATCCACTCTGGCCAGGGGAGAAGTACAGATGATCGGGGCCACTACGGCCAGTGAGTATAAAATTCACATCGCTGAAGATGAAGCTCTGGCCAGGCGTTTTCGCGTTGTCACCATCCAAGAACCTACCTCGAATGAGGCGCGAGAGATTCTGCGGGGCATTCGCCCTCGCTTGGAAAAAAATTATTCGGTGCGAATCAGCGACGAGGCCATTGAAGTTGCCCTCTCGATGGCCCCGCGATATCAGCATAACTTGCGGCTCCCCGATAAGGTCATCAACTGGCTGGACACAGCTTCGGTGAAGGTGGAGATCGAAAATTCCAGCCGACCTGTTTTCGGCAATGATGTTATCCAGGTTATCTCCCAGGAGACGCGCATTCCCCGGGAGATGGTTTTTCGGGATACCACGGACCAGTTCAGGGATATGGAAGAAACCCTGGCCATCCGGGTCGTAGGGCAGAAGGAGGCTATATCGGCCTTGGCTCGAAACCTCCGCTTGAATAAAGGGCCCTTGAAAGAGAATTTTGAACGATCGGATGGGGTGCTTCTTTTTCTCGGCCCAACGGGGGTGGGGAAAACGGAGTTGGCTAAAACTTTAGCCGAGTTTCTTTTCGGGGATGAAAAGAAAATGGTCCGCCTGGATATGTCGGAGTACCGGGATGGAACGATCTCCGTGGACAAGCTTATCGGCATGCCTCGAGGGATCGTCGGCTCCGAGCGGGGCGGAATCCTGACCAACCAAGTGCGCGATAATCCTTACACCGTTGTTCTTCTGGACGAGGTGGAAAAAGCTCATCCGCACGTGCTCAGCCTTTTCCTACAGGTATTCGATGAGGGTTTTTTGACCGATGGCCGGGGAAGAAGGGTCTATTTTAGCGATACGGTCATCATCATGACCTCCAACTTGGGATCGGATGAATTCAAACGTTTCCTGAAGCCCTTGGGGTTTTTGGTGGATACTCAGCGTCTGACCGAAGTGAAGAAGGCGATTTTGAAGGAAGTAGAAAACCATTTCTCCCCGGAGTTTCTCAACCGGATCGACGACATTATAGTTTTTTCTCCTCTAACACGGGAAGAAGTAAGAGAAATTACCCAGCGGTATTTGGGGCGGATTCGTCAGAGCCTCGCTTCCCAGGGGAAATCCTTTGTCTTTACAGAAGCAGCGCTTGAGTCTCTGGTAGAGATAGGGTTTAGTTTAAAATATGGTGCCCGTTTTCTGAAACGGCGGATCGACGAACGGGTAAAGATTCCCATTACCCTCCACTGGAAGGAAGGGTCCGCATTCTTTGTGGATGCCCCAAATGGCCAAGTGACCGTTTCCTGGGCCTCGTAA
- a CDS encoding inositol-3-phosphate synthase, translating into MEKIRLAIVGVGNCASSLIQGIEYYRRHEGSEKLGLMHYDLEGYQPGDMEVVAAFDVDKRKVGKPLCEAIFALPNCTRVISSQVSNSKTTVQMGHVFDGISSHMREYPDDQTFLLADEKPCDVEKVLRESGAEILLNYLPVGSEEATRFYVTCCLNTGVSLINCIPVFIASSPEWGKRFAERQIPIVGDDVKAQLGATILHRALTQLFVDRGVKIDRTYQLNTGGNTDFLNMLNQSRLRSKKISKTEAVQSLLDYPLNAQDIHIGPSDYVPWQKDNKVCFLRIEGRGFGGVPLNVELRLSVEDSPNSAGVTIDAIRCCQLARERKIGGPLTSVSAYAMKHPPQQVPDPLGRQMVEEFIRGLRER; encoded by the coding sequence ATGGAAAAGATAAGGTTAGCGATCGTGGGGGTGGGCAATTGCGCCAGCTCTTTGATTCAGGGAATTGAATATTACCGCAGGCACGAAGGTTCGGAGAAATTGGGACTCATGCATTATGATTTGGAGGGCTACCAGCCTGGCGATATGGAGGTGGTCGCAGCCTTCGACGTGGACAAGCGGAAGGTGGGGAAACCCCTTTGTGAAGCGATCTTCGCCCTGCCAAATTGTACGCGGGTAATCAGCTCCCAAGTGTCCAATTCGAAAACGACCGTGCAAATGGGCCACGTATTCGATGGCATTTCCAGCCATATGCGGGAATATCCAGATGACCAAACCTTTTTACTGGCCGATGAAAAACCATGCGACGTGGAAAAAGTTCTGCGGGAGAGCGGCGCAGAAATCCTGCTGAACTACCTTCCCGTGGGCTCGGAGGAAGCGACTCGCTTTTACGTCACCTGTTGCCTGAACACGGGCGTGAGCTTGATCAATTGTATCCCGGTCTTCATTGCTTCCAGTCCGGAGTGGGGAAAGCGCTTTGCGGAACGGCAAATCCCCATCGTCGGAGATGACGTGAAAGCCCAGCTGGGAGCCACAATCCTTCACCGAGCCTTGACCCAGCTATTCGTCGACCGGGGAGTAAAGATTGACCGTACCTATCAACTGAATACGGGCGGCAACACCGATTTCCTGAACATGCTCAACCAGAGTCGGCTACGTTCGAAAAAAATCTCTAAAACAGAGGCGGTACAATCCCTCTTGGACTATCCCCTCAACGCCCAAGACATCCACATTGGCCCGAGCGATTATGTTCCCTGGCAGAAAGATAATAAGGTCTGCTTCCTGCGCATCGAGGGAAGGGGGTTCGGAGGAGTGCCCTTGAACGTGGAGCTGCGCCTTTCCGTGGAGGATTCTCCCAACAGCGCCGGAGTGACCATCGATGCCATTCGCTGTTGCCAATTAGCCAGGGAGCGGAAGATTGGAGGACCTCTAACCTCGGTCTCGGCTTATGCCATGAAGCACCCACCCCAACAAGTACCAGACCCACTGGGTCGTCAGATGGTTGAGGAGTTCATCCGCGGCCTTCGCGAGAGGTAG
- a CDS encoding CDP-alcohol phosphatidyltransferase family protein produces MLKAKLGDQLDPFLYRTSRLIQRMGLKPNTLTFIGLGVNGFASWALAEGEWLQGASLIVLAGFFDILDGAMARNCNEASSFGSFLDSVIDRYSDLSLLVGLLIFYSRHGIILYQVLMGLSLMGTALVPYTRARAETIIPQCNVGIMERPERILLIFFGAAIPTIMPIVVWILAIFTNLTVIQRVLYTRRTMGGKGLKNKKA; encoded by the coding sequence ATGCTCAAGGCAAAGCTCGGGGACCAGCTCGATCCCTTCCTGTACCGTACATCCCGCTTGATCCAGAGGATGGGTTTAAAACCCAATACGCTGACGTTCATCGGGCTGGGTGTGAACGGGTTCGCTTCATGGGCTTTGGCCGAAGGGGAGTGGCTTCAGGGAGCCAGTCTGATCGTTCTGGCGGGTTTTTTCGACATCTTAGACGGAGCCATGGCTCGGAATTGCAACGAGGCCAGCTCCTTTGGGTCATTCTTAGATTCAGTTATTGATCGTTACTCCGACCTCAGCCTTTTGGTCGGTTTACTCATTTTTTATTCGCGGCATGGGATCATCCTATACCAGGTGCTGATGGGGCTGAGTTTAATGGGCACCGCGTTGGTTCCCTACACCAGAGCCCGGGCGGAAACCATCATTCCGCAGTGCAATGTGGGAATTATGGAGAGGCCGGAACGCATCCTGCTGATTTTTTTCGGGGCAGCAATCCCCACGATTATGCCCATCGTTGTATGGATTTTAGCCATTTTCACCAACCTAACGGTGATTCAACGGGTGCTTTACACCCGCCGCACCATGGGGGGGAAAGGGTTGAAGAATAAAAAGGCCTGA
- a CDS encoding DUF1844 domain-containing protein — protein MEERDEKKGFTIRDRRGSSQQGETAKGGSGETEEFPTSQPLIDFSSFIFSLSTSALLHLGEVPDPVTQKREKDLPLAKQTIDILGMLKEKTRGNLKPAEEGLMENILTDLRWRYIREVKE, from the coding sequence ATGGAAGAAAGAGACGAAAAAAAAGGATTCACCATTCGCGACCGAAGGGGTTCTTCCCAGCAGGGAGAAACGGCGAAGGGGGGAAGCGGGGAAACCGAAGAATTCCCAACATCCCAACCCCTTATCGACTTTTCTTCCTTTATCTTTTCTCTGAGCACATCGGCCCTCTTGCATTTGGGAGAAGTTCCCGATCCGGTGACCCAGAAACGCGAGAAGGACCTTCCTTTAGCCAAACAGACCATCGATATCCTGGGGATGCTCAAAGAAAAAACCCGAGGGAATTTGAAGCCCGCTGAAGAAGGATTGATGGAAAATATTCTTACCGACCTTCGCTGGCGCTATATCCGGGAAGTAAAAGAATGA
- a CDS encoding DegQ family serine endoprotease gives MLVFVAIIALVGGILIALNLQVRPSAKATEFLGAKKVSLSTHPSSSLTPNIFVELTKRVKPGVVNISTTKVIKGGGRVFRHFSPPSRERDPFRDFFGEDFFERFFGDIPPRDYVQRSLGSGFIIDREGHIITNNHVIEGASEIRVRLSTDKEFPAEVIGRDQKTDLALIKIKSWKDLPVVELGDSDKLEIGEWVMAIGNPFGLAQTVTVGIVSAKGRVIGSGPYDDFIQTDASINPGNSGGPLFNLSGEVVGINTAIVATGQGIGFAIPINVAKEIISQLQKKGKVTRGGIGVYVQKLTPDLAKSFGLEQSKGALVADIIPGSAAEAGGIRRGDIIMKFNGKDIDEMNELPRVVASTPVGKEVEAMVLREGKPLTLKLKVGELKDEALPPAAEKTKLELGMSVQEITPEIARQLRLGEPGGVVVTQVEPGSATDEAGIHRGDIIHEINGQAIRKLSDYQAAISKIKKGEIIRFFIKRGERNLYVTLRVPKE, from the coding sequence ATGCTCGTCTTCGTGGCCATCATCGCCCTGGTAGGCGGGATATTGATTGCCTTGAATCTTCAAGTCCGGCCTTCAGCAAAGGCCACAGAATTTTTAGGGGCGAAGAAGGTAAGTCTCTCAACCCATCCATCTTCTTCTTTAACCCCGAATATATTTGTGGAGCTCACCAAAAGAGTCAAGCCGGGGGTGGTGAACATCAGCACCACCAAGGTGATCAAAGGGGGTGGAAGAGTTTTTCGGCATTTTTCCCCGCCCTCCCGGGAACGAGACCCATTCCGGGACTTCTTCGGGGAAGATTTTTTTGAGCGGTTTTTCGGTGATATTCCCCCAAGAGACTATGTCCAACGGTCATTGGGCTCGGGCTTCATCATCGATCGCGAGGGACACATCATCACCAACAATCATGTAATCGAAGGAGCCAGTGAGATTCGAGTGCGCCTCTCGACGGACAAGGAATTTCCAGCCGAAGTCATCGGTCGGGATCAAAAGACCGACCTGGCTCTGATCAAGATTAAATCTTGGAAAGATTTGCCCGTGGTAGAATTGGGAGATTCAGACAAGTTGGAGATTGGCGAATGGGTTATGGCCATCGGCAACCCCTTTGGGCTTGCTCAAACCGTGACCGTGGGCATCGTTAGTGCCAAGGGTAGGGTAATCGGCTCCGGGCCTTACGATGACTTCATCCAGACCGACGCTTCGATCAATCCCGGAAACAGCGGCGGTCCCTTGTTCAACCTTAGCGGAGAAGTCGTAGGGATCAATACGGCTATCGTGGCCACCGGCCAGGGAATCGGCTTTGCCATTCCGATCAATGTGGCCAAAGAAATCATCTCCCAACTGCAAAAGAAAGGAAAAGTCACTCGCGGGGGCATAGGAGTTTATGTGCAGAAACTTACCCCCGACTTAGCCAAATCTTTCGGTCTGGAGCAGAGCAAAGGGGCGTTGGTGGCCGACATCATCCCTGGAAGTGCCGCGGAAGCGGGGGGAATCCGCCGGGGAGATATCATTATGAAGTTTAACGGCAAAGACATTGACGAGATGAATGAACTGCCGCGCGTCGTGGCTTCTACCCCCGTGGGTAAGGAAGTGGAGGCTATGGTCCTGCGGGAAGGGAAGCCCCTAACGTTGAAATTAAAAGTGGGGGAACTCAAGGATGAGGCCTTGCCTCCTGCTGCCGAAAAAACCAAACTTGAACTGGGGATGAGTGTCCAGGAGATCACTCCCGAGATTGCTCGACAGCTCCGTCTGGGTGAACCCGGGGGAGTGGTGGTCACTCAAGTGGAGCCTGGAAGCGCGACCGATGAAGCTGGAATTCACCGGGGAGATATTATCCACGAGATCAATGGTCAGGCCATCCGCAAACTCAGCGATTATCAGGCGGCAATAAGTAAAATCAAGAAAGGAGAGATCATCCGCTTCTTTATCAAGCGGGGAGAGAGAAATCTATATGTCACTCTCCGCGTTCCGAAAGAATAA
- the ispE gene encoding 4-(cytidine 5'-diphospho)-2-C-methyl-D-erythritol kinase — protein MKFLAPAKVNLYLEILGKRPDGYHELQTLMHRVDLGDEVEISLEGQGIKLVADGKGIPEGMENLACRAAQVFFEELGIQRGLKIRLKKRIPVAAGLGGGSSDAATVVMGLNDLLETGWARDRLMALGMKIGADVPFFIFQKPALAGGIGERLTPVGFPEPIWFLMLIPPFPISTAWAYATYERLSNKGKEPIPLKDSYVDITEILPVMRNDLEAAAFLMFPQIRRMKEELLAKGAQGALMTGSGPVTYGIFSSKKEAEQTEKVITLPTGWKTIICRGI, from the coding sequence ATGAAATTTCTGGCCCCGGCAAAAGTTAACCTCTATCTGGAAATACTGGGCAAAAGGCCGGATGGATATCATGAGCTTCAAACTCTGATGCACCGGGTTGATCTTGGTGATGAAGTGGAAATAAGCCTGGAGGGGCAGGGGATTAAGCTGGTTGCCGACGGAAAGGGAATTCCAGAAGGAATGGAAAATCTGGCCTGCCGTGCGGCTCAAGTTTTTTTCGAGGAGTTGGGAATTCAAAGGGGTTTAAAAATTCGGTTGAAAAAAAGAATTCCTGTGGCCGCCGGCTTGGGCGGAGGAAGCAGTGATGCTGCCACGGTAGTGATGGGCCTGAACGACCTCCTGGAAACAGGCTGGGCCCGGGACCGGTTGATGGCTCTGGGGATGAAGATCGGGGCGGATGTACCGTTTTTTATCTTCCAGAAGCCGGCCCTAGCCGGGGGCATTGGGGAAAGGTTGACCCCGGTTGGCTTTCCCGAACCGATCTGGTTCCTTATGCTGATTCCTCCTTTCCCCATATCCACAGCCTGGGCTTATGCAACCTATGAGCGTTTGTCCAATAAAGGAAAAGAACCTATACCCCTAAAGGATTCTTACGTGGATATCACAGAAATCTTGCCGGTTATGCGCAATGACCTGGAAGCAGCGGCTTTTTTGATGTTTCCGCAGATCAGGCGGATGAAAGAAGAATTGTTGGCCAAAGGGGCCCAAGGGGCTCTGATGACTGGAAGCGGCCCCGTGACCTATGGAATTTTTTCATCGAAAAAGGAGGCCGAACAGACGGAAAAGGTCATCACTTTACCAACCGGGTGGAAAACAATCATTTGCCGAGGAATTTAA
- a CDS encoding ribose-phosphate pyrophosphokinase has product MRIFSGNSNVPLAQEICSFLGTHLGQADVRNFSDGEIQVDIDESVRGMDVFVIQSTCTPGNTNLMELLIMIDALKRASADRITAVLPYYGYARQDRKVSPRAPITAKLVADLITAAGAHRVLTVDLHAGQIQGFFNIPVDHLFAAPVLLDHIRTGFHGDMVIVSPDAGGVERARAFGKRLKAGLAIIDKRREGPNVAKFMNIIGEVKDLQAVILDDIVDTAGTLVEAASALASKGAAKVVACCTHPVLSGPAVKRLQESIIEEVTVTNTIPLKPEALSNPKFRVLSVGKLLAEAIKRIHCNDSVSSLFV; this is encoded by the coding sequence ATGCGGATCTTTTCGGGGAATTCCAATGTTCCATTAGCCCAGGAAATTTGTAGTTTTTTGGGTACTCACCTGGGCCAGGCCGATGTACGGAATTTTAGTGACGGCGAGATCCAGGTGGACATTGATGAAAGTGTACGGGGCATGGATGTATTCGTCATTCAATCCACCTGTACCCCGGGGAATACCAACTTAATGGAACTCCTGATCATGATTGATGCCCTGAAAAGAGCCTCGGCCGACCGCATAACCGCCGTTCTCCCCTATTACGGCTATGCCCGCCAGGATAGAAAAGTTTCGCCCCGAGCACCGATCACGGCCAAACTGGTGGCTGACCTGATTACGGCCGCAGGAGCCCACCGTGTTCTGACGGTAGACCTCCATGCCGGGCAAATCCAGGGATTTTTCAATATACCCGTGGACCACCTCTTTGCTGCGCCGGTGTTATTAGATCACATCCGAACCGGCTTTCATGGCGATATGGTCATTGTTTCCCCGGACGCTGGAGGTGTGGAAAGGGCCCGGGCCTTTGGCAAAAGATTAAAGGCAGGGTTGGCCATCATCGACAAACGCCGGGAAGGCCCGAACGTGGCCAAATTTATGAACATTATTGGAGAAGTCAAGGATTTGCAGGCCGTTATTCTTGATGATATCGTAGACACAGCAGGAACCTTGGTAGAAGCGGCTTCCGCCCTGGCGTCTAAGGGCGCCGCGAAGGTTGTAGCCTGTTGTACGCATCCGGTTTTGTCAGGGCCGGCGGTGAAACGGTTGCAAGAATCGATCATCGAGGAGGTTACGGTTACCAACACCATACCCCTGAAACCCGAAGCCTTGTCCAATCCCAAGTTCAGAGTTTTATCCGTAGGAAAACTTTTAGCCGAAGCTATTAAAAGAATTCACTGTAATGATTCAGTGAGCTCTTTATTCGTTTAA